In Poecilia reticulata strain Guanapo linkage group LG17, Guppy_female_1.0+MT, whole genome shotgun sequence, the following proteins share a genomic window:
- the LOC103478861 gene encoding CTD small phosphatase-like protein isoform X1 yields the protein MDHMSIITQVSNPKEEEIISFNQEKASQSNSGLKKQRNRSIFSTLFCCFRNYNAEPPATNSTLPPPVEENGSPPKCDQVEVIPVPSPPAKYLLPEMKISDYGRKCVVIDLDETLVHSSFKPISNADFIVPVEIDGTVHQVYVLKRPHVDEFLQKMGELFECVLFTASLAKYADPVADLLDQWGVFRARLFRESCVFHRGNYVKDLSRLGRELNNVIIVDNSPASYIFHPENAVPVQSWFDDMNDTELLDLLPFFEGLSKEDEVYGVLQNFRSR from the exons ATGGACCACATGTCCATAATAACCCAAGTTTCCAAYCCGAAGGAGGAGGAAATAATCTCTTTTAACCAAGAAAAAG CATCCCAGTCGAACAGCGGCCTGAAGAAGCAGAGGAACCGAAGCATATTCTCCACACTCTTTTGTTGCTTTCGCAACTACAATGCGGAGCCACCAGCCACCAACAGCACTCTGCCTCCACCTGTTGAGGAGAACGGATCGCCTCCCAAG TGTGACCAGGTCGAGGTCATCCCTGTCCCTAGT ccGCCAGCCAAATACCTCCTACCAGAGATGAAAATATCTGACTATGGTAGAAAGTGTGTGGTGATAGACTTGGATGAAACACTCGTGCACAGCTCATTTAAG CCCATCAGTAACGCTGATTTTATTGTACCGGTGGAGATCGATGGTACCGTTCATCAG gtgtACGTGCTGAAAAGGCCCCATGTGGACGAGTTCCTCCAGAAGATGGGAGAGTTGTTCGAATGTGTGCTCTTCACAGCCAGTCTCGCTAAG TATGCAGACCCTGTGGCCGACCTGCTGGACCAGTGGGGCGTTTTTCGAGCGCGGCTCTTCAGAGAGTCCTGCGTGTTTCACAGAGGGAACTACGTCAAAGACCTCAGTCGGCTGGGGCGGGAGCTCAACAACGTTATTATTGTCGACAATTCACCCGCGTCCTATATTTTCCATCCAGAAAATGCT GTCCCAGTTCAGTCCTGGTTTGACGACATGAATGACACAGAACTCCTGGATCTGCTGCCTTTTTTCGAGGGACTCAGCAAAGAAGACGAGGTTTACGGGGTCCTGCAAAACTTCCGGAGCAGGTAG
- the LOC103478861 gene encoding CTD small phosphatase-like protein isoform X2, which produces MDHMSIITQVSNPKEEEIISFNQEKASQSNSGLKKQRNRSIFSTLFCCFRNYNAEPPATNSTLPPPVEENGSPPKPPAKYLLPEMKISDYGRKCVVIDLDETLVHSSFKPISNADFIVPVEIDGTVHQVYVLKRPHVDEFLQKMGELFECVLFTASLAKYADPVADLLDQWGVFRARLFRESCVFHRGNYVKDLSRLGRELNNVIIVDNSPASYIFHPENAVPVQSWFDDMNDTELLDLLPFFEGLSKEDEVYGVLQNFRSR; this is translated from the exons ATGGACCACATGTCCATAATAACCCAAGTTTCCAAYCCGAAGGAGGAGGAAATAATCTCTTTTAACCAAGAAAAAG CATCCCAGTCGAACAGCGGCCTGAAGAAGCAGAGGAACCGAAGCATATTCTCCACACTCTTTTGTTGCTTTCGCAACTACAATGCGGAGCCACCAGCCACCAACAGCACTCTGCCTCCACCTGTTGAGGAGAACGGATCGCCTCCCAAG ccGCCAGCCAAATACCTCCTACCAGAGATGAAAATATCTGACTATGGTAGAAAGTGTGTGGTGATAGACTTGGATGAAACACTCGTGCACAGCTCATTTAAG CCCATCAGTAACGCTGATTTTATTGTACCGGTGGAGATCGATGGTACCGTTCATCAG gtgtACGTGCTGAAAAGGCCCCATGTGGACGAGTTCCTCCAGAAGATGGGAGAGTTGTTCGAATGTGTGCTCTTCACAGCCAGTCTCGCTAAG TATGCAGACCCTGTGGCCGACCTGCTGGACCAGTGGGGCGTTTTTCGAGCGCGGCTCTTCAGAGAGTCCTGCGTGTTTCACAGAGGGAACTACGTCAAAGACCTCAGTCGGCTGGGGCGGGAGCTCAACAACGTTATTATTGTCGACAATTCACCCGCGTCCTATATTTTCCATCCAGAAAATGCT GTCCCAGTTCAGTCCTGGTTTGACGACATGAATGACACAGAACTCCTGGATCTGCTGCCTTTTTTCGAGGGACTCAGCAAAGAAGACGAGGTTTACGGGGTCCTGCAAAACTTCCGGAGCAGGTAG
- the hhatla gene encoding hedgehog acyltransferase like, a isoform X1 has translation MGIKAALPRYELYLYSAVLAGALIWAGSWIFEASSDNVNRKAFKESVKPGWHYFGRKMDVADFEWMMWFSTFRNHILFALTGHVIFAKIFTLLAPKIGIDGCKHRPLIFAAYGGIAVLVTMGWTFMTLVVSHCIILYSVALVKKKWMCFAAGLSTLASIKLEPYNSWQEALVTGSFDLQDILFYGGCGFSIMRCMSFALENCDRKEGNYTFSDLLKYNFYLPFFFFGPIMTFDRFHAQANNTQLTRKEREMWNITTKALLHLGVILVVDVFFHYLYILTIPSDMKLVNKLSDSCLAGLAYSNLVYDWIKAAVMFGVINTVATLDHLDPPQPPKCITMLYVFAETHFDRGINDWLCKYVYDYIGENHDKIFKELLATVCTFAVTTLWLGPCELVYIWSFFNCFGLNFELWVAKFFSIPPFSIMEGAMGEAMSRRIRGVFNAANFWAIVLYNVLSLNSLEFAKLVGRRIIFKGFPLSTLSVLLVTYCGVQLVKERERQQALLEDPDPVKPVDDGKEKAE, from the exons ATGGGGATCAAGGCTGCTCTCCCCAGATATGAGCTGTATCTCTACTCTGCTGTGCTCGCAGGGGCTCTGATATGGGCTGGCAGTTGGATATTTGAAGCCTCCAGTG ATAATGTAAACAGAAAGGCCTTTAAGGAAAGTGTGAAGCCAGGATGGCATTATTTTGGCAGGAAAATG GATGTTGCAGACTTCGAGTGGATGATGTGGTTCTCTACATTCCGCAATCATATCCTTTTTGCGCTCACCGGTCACGTGATCTTTGCCAAGATATTTACCCTGCTCGCTCCAAAg ATTGGTATTGATGGATGTAAG CACAGACCCTTGATCTTTGCCGCGTACGGAGGGATAGCCGTCCTGGTCACCATGGGCTGGACCTTCATGACTCTGGTTGTGTCCCACTGCATCATACTGTACAGCGTCGCCCTGGTCAAGAAGAAGTGGATGTGCTTTGCTGCAGGTCTGAGCACGCTGGCCTCCATCAAGCTGGAGCCGTATAACTCCTGGCAG GAGGCCTTGGTGACTGGATCGTTTGACCTGCAAGACATCCTTTTCTATGGAGGTTGTGGCTTCAGCATCATGCGCTGCATGAGCTTTGCTTTGGAGAACTGtgacaggaaagagggcaaCTACACCTTCTCTGACCTCCTGAAATACAACTTCTACCTCCCGTTCTTCTTCTTTGGACCTATTATGACTTTTGACCGTTTTCATGCCCAG GCTAACAACACTCAGCTAACCCGCAAGGAGAGGGAGATGTGGAACATCACCACCAAGGCCTTGTTACACCTGGGAGTTATTCTGGTGGTGGACGTCTTCTTCCACTACTTGTACATCCTGACTATACCCAGCGACATGAAGTTGGTCAACAAGCTGTCTGACTCTTGTCTGG CGGGACTGGCTTATTCCAACCTGGTGTATGACTGGATAAAAGCAGCTGTAATGTTTGGTGTTATCAACACTGTGGCTACACTGGACCACCTGGACCCGCCTCAGCCTCCCAAGTGTATCACCATGCTCTACGTCTTTGCCGAGAC gcacttTGACAGAGGCATCAACGACTGGTTGTGCAA GTATGTCTATGACTATATTGGCGAGAATCATGACAAGATCTTTAAAGAACTTCTTGCAACAGTCTGCACTTTTGCCGTCACCACCTTGTGGCTGGGCCCGTGTGAGCTGGTTTACATCTGGTCATTTTTCAACTGCTTTGGCCTCAACTTTGAGCTGTGGGTGGCAAAGTTCTTCTCCATCCCACCCTTTTCTATCATGGAG GGAGCGATGGGCGAAGCCATGTCTCGTAGGATCAGGGGTGTCTTCAACGCTGCCAACTTCTGGGCTATTGTCCTCTACAATGTTCTTTCCCTGAACAGTTTGGAGTTTGCCAAGCTGGTGGGCAGAAGGATTATTTTCAAAG GTTTCCCTCTGTCCACCTTGTCCGTGCTGCTTGTGACCTACTGTGGTGTGCAGCTGGTGAAGGAAAGGGAGCGCCAGCAGGCCCTGCTGGAGGATCCAGACCCAGTGAAGCCAGTGGATGATGGCAAAGAGAAAGCTGAATAA
- the hhatla gene encoding hedgehog acyltransferase like, a isoform X2, with amino-acid sequence MGIKAALPRYELYLYSAVLAGALIWAGSWIFEASSDNVNRKAFKESVKPGWHYFGRKMDVADFEWMMWFSTFRNHILFALTGHVIFAKIFTLLAPKHRPLIFAAYGGIAVLVTMGWTFMTLVVSHCIILYSVALVKKKWMCFAAGLSTLASIKLEPYNSWQEALVTGSFDLQDILFYGGCGFSIMRCMSFALENCDRKEGNYTFSDLLKYNFYLPFFFFGPIMTFDRFHAQANNTQLTRKEREMWNITTKALLHLGVILVVDVFFHYLYILTIPSDMKLVNKLSDSCLAGLAYSNLVYDWIKAAVMFGVINTVATLDHLDPPQPPKCITMLYVFAETHFDRGINDWLCKYVYDYIGENHDKIFKELLATVCTFAVTTLWLGPCELVYIWSFFNCFGLNFELWVAKFFSIPPFSIMEGAMGEAMSRRIRGVFNAANFWAIVLYNVLSLNSLEFAKLVGRRIIFKGFPLSTLSVLLVTYCGVQLVKERERQQALLEDPDPVKPVDDGKEKAE; translated from the exons ATGGGGATCAAGGCTGCTCTCCCCAGATATGAGCTGTATCTCTACTCTGCTGTGCTCGCAGGGGCTCTGATATGGGCTGGCAGTTGGATATTTGAAGCCTCCAGTG ATAATGTAAACAGAAAGGCCTTTAAGGAAAGTGTGAAGCCAGGATGGCATTATTTTGGCAGGAAAATG GATGTTGCAGACTTCGAGTGGATGATGTGGTTCTCTACATTCCGCAATCATATCCTTTTTGCGCTCACCGGTCACGTGATCTTTGCCAAGATATTTACCCTGCTCGCTCCAAAg CACAGACCCTTGATCTTTGCCGCGTACGGAGGGATAGCCGTCCTGGTCACCATGGGCTGGACCTTCATGACTCTGGTTGTGTCCCACTGCATCATACTGTACAGCGTCGCCCTGGTCAAGAAGAAGTGGATGTGCTTTGCTGCAGGTCTGAGCACGCTGGCCTCCATCAAGCTGGAGCCGTATAACTCCTGGCAG GAGGCCTTGGTGACTGGATCGTTTGACCTGCAAGACATCCTTTTCTATGGAGGTTGTGGCTTCAGCATCATGCGCTGCATGAGCTTTGCTTTGGAGAACTGtgacaggaaagagggcaaCTACACCTTCTCTGACCTCCTGAAATACAACTTCTACCTCCCGTTCTTCTTCTTTGGACCTATTATGACTTTTGACCGTTTTCATGCCCAG GCTAACAACACTCAGCTAACCCGCAAGGAGAGGGAGATGTGGAACATCACCACCAAGGCCTTGTTACACCTGGGAGTTATTCTGGTGGTGGACGTCTTCTTCCACTACTTGTACATCCTGACTATACCCAGCGACATGAAGTTGGTCAACAAGCTGTCTGACTCTTGTCTGG CGGGACTGGCTTATTCCAACCTGGTGTATGACTGGATAAAAGCAGCTGTAATGTTTGGTGTTATCAACACTGTGGCTACACTGGACCACCTGGACCCGCCTCAGCCTCCCAAGTGTATCACCATGCTCTACGTCTTTGCCGAGAC gcacttTGACAGAGGCATCAACGACTGGTTGTGCAA GTATGTCTATGACTATATTGGCGAGAATCATGACAAGATCTTTAAAGAACTTCTTGCAACAGTCTGCACTTTTGCCGTCACCACCTTGTGGCTGGGCCCGTGTGAGCTGGTTTACATCTGGTCATTTTTCAACTGCTTTGGCCTCAACTTTGAGCTGTGGGTGGCAAAGTTCTTCTCCATCCCACCCTTTTCTATCATGGAG GGAGCGATGGGCGAAGCCATGTCTCGTAGGATCAGGGGTGTCTTCAACGCTGCCAACTTCTGGGCTATTGTCCTCTACAATGTTCTTTCCCTGAACAGTTTGGAGTTTGCCAAGCTGGTGGGCAGAAGGATTATTTTCAAAG GTTTCCCTCTGTCCACCTTGTCCGTGCTGCTTGTGACCTACTGTGGTGTGCAGCTGGTGAAGGAAAGGGAGCGCCAGCAGGCCCTGCTGGAGGATCCAGACCCAGTGAAGCCAGTGGATGATGGCAAAGAGAAAGCTGAATAA
- the klhl40a gene encoding kelch-like protein 40a: MAALTIDPMRQPRMYQQTLLQDGLCDLLDNDKFVDCVLKIQDKEFPCHRLVLAASSPFFKAMFLSELEESKKREIVLKDVDPSVMEMILRYLYTSDINLTEQNVQDIFMVANMYQIPSIFSVCLTYLQEKMVLGNCLAIFKLGLLLDCPRLALGAREFICERYQVVVRDQDFFQLSPSELAIILSSDALNVEREEQVFESLMEWIKHDETMRLKELPELLHCVRFRLISIDYFKEKVEGHQYIRFNQEIKKEMDLVTDAHQGRLPMPKRLGSDGAKGGEGSNEEREDDEEACLPGVLNNNPRFGMFEMDLVLMINNTGTVAYDPVGNECFVVSESTEIPKNHSSLVTKQNQVFVVGGLLYNEEDKDEPFVSYFLQFDPVSSEWLGMPSQPNPRCLFGLAEVENSIFVVGGKQLKEGEHALSSVMIYDRQSFKWGESDPLPYEVYGHGTVAHNGLVYVIGGKSESKKCMRRVCVYNPTKFEWKDLAPLTTARSLFGIAVHQDQIYVATGVTDSGLTSSVEVYDIAANKWSEFTEFPQERSSLSLISTGGYLYAIGGYAMMPNETSEEPVPTEMTDMWRYDEPEKCWNGILREICYAEGSTILPVRLNTLRLTKL, from the exons ATGGCGGCATTGACGATAGACCCGATGCGGCAGCCTCGGATGTACCAACAGACCCTACTCCAGGATGGACTGTGTGATCTTTTGGACAATGACAAGTTTGTGGACTGTGTCCTGAAAATCCAGGACAAGGAGTTCCCCTGCCACCGTCTGGTTTTGGCGGCCAGCAGCCCCTTCTTCAAGGCCATGTTCCTGTCTGAGCTAGAGGAGAGTAAGAAGAGGGAGATAGTCCTTAAAGATGTGGACCCCAGTGTCATGGAGATGATCCTGCGCTACTTATACACATCTGACATTAATCTGACAGAGCAGAATGTGCAGGATATCTTCATGGTCGCCAACATGTACCAGATCCCCTCCATCTTCTCCGTTTGTCTGACCTACCTTCAGGAGAAGATGGTGCTGGGAAACTGCCTTGCCATCTTCAAACTAGGGCTTCTTCTGGATTGTCCAAGACTCGCTCTTGGTGCCAGGGAGTTCATCTGTGAACGTTACCAGGTTGTTGTGAGGGACCAGGACTTTTTCCAGCTCAGCCCCAGTGAGTTAGCCATCATCCTCTCTTCAGACGCCCTGAACGTTGAACGGGAGGAGCAGGTTTTTGAATCCCTGATGGAGTGGATCAAACACGACGAGACAATGCGGCTAAAGGAACTCCCTGAGCTGTTACACTGCGTCCGATTCAGGCTCATTTCCATAGACTACTTCAAAGAAAAAGTTGAGGGCCACCAGTACATCCGATTCAACCAAGAAATCAAGAAGGAGATGGATCTCGTCACAGATGCCCACCAAGGTCGCCTCCCCATGCCGAAGAGGCTTGGCAGCGATGGCGCAAAGGGAGGAGAGGGGAGCAATGAGGAGAGGGAGGATGACGAGGAGGCATGCCTGCCAGGAGTCTTGAACAACAACCCTCGCTTTGGGATGTTTGAGATGGACCTTGTACTTATGATCAACAACACTGGCACTGTGGCCTATGATCCGGTGGGAAATGAGTGTTTTGTCGTGTCAGAATCTACAGAGATTCCCAAAAACCACTCTAGCCTGGTGACAAAGCAGAACCAGGTATTTGTGGTTGGGGGACTTCTCTATAATGAGGAGGACAAGGACGAACCGTTCGTGTCTTACTTCCTACAG TTTGACCCAGTAAGTTCGGAGTGGTTGGGGATGCCTTCCCAGCCAAATCCTCGGTGTCTGTTCGGCCTGGCTGAAGTTGAAAACTCCATCTTTGTTGTCGGTGGAAAACAACTGAAGGAGGGAGAGCACGCTCTGAGTTCAGTCATGATCTATGACAGACA GTCGTTCAAATGGGGAGAGTCTGACCCGCTGCCTTATGAAGTGTACGGTCACGGAACAGTAGCACACAATGGTCTTGTCTATGTTATCGGTGGAAAGTCTGAGAGCAA GAAATGTATGAGAAGAGTCTGCGTCTACAACCCCACCAAGTTTGAGTGGAAGGACTTGGCTCCTCTGACGACAGCCAGGTCTCTGTTTGGCATCGCCGTCCATCAGGACCAGATCTACGTGGCCACGGGAGTGACCGACTCAGGCCTCACCAGCTCAGTGGAGGTCTACGACATTGCCGCCAACaa GTGGTCTGAGTTTACAGAGTTCCCTCAGGAGCGCAGTTCCCTCAGCCTCATCTCGACAGGAGGTTACCTGTACGCCATCGGAGGCTACGCCATGATGCCCAACGAAACCAGCGAAGAGCCTGTACCAACCGAGATGACCGATATGTGGAG ATATGATGAGCCAGAGAAGTGTTGGAACGGGATTTTGCGAGAGATTTGCTATGCAGAGGGATCCACCATTCTCCCAGTGCGACTCAACACCCTCCGCCTCACCAAGTTATGA